The DNA window AACAGCGCAACGATAGGTTCTCCTGCAAATAGCAATACCGCCTGAGCAGGCAGTACAAGAAACAATCCGAATCTGAGGCTACGGATATAGAGCTGAGCCATACCATTCAGGTCTTTCTCGGCCGCAAGTCTGGAGGCGCTTGGCAACGCGACTGTAGCTATCGCAACACCGAACAGACCGAGCGGAAGGTGCAACAGCCGATACGCATAGTCAAGATACGAGACCGCTCCATCCGATAGTCTGGACGCAAGGTTAGTGATTACGAAGACATTGACTTGCGTGGCCGCGAGGCCGATCACCATCGGCGCCATCAGTTTCAGGATCAGCTTGAGATCGGGATTGTTGAATTTGAAGTCGAATTTAAACCGAAATCCGGCCCTTCGGAGCTGAGGCAACTGCACAAATGTCTGGCCAAGACCCCCGACAAGTACGCCGATTGCCATGCCGAGAATCGGTGGATCAGTAAATGGGCATATCAGGAATCCGGCGGCTATCATTCCCACATTGAGCAGCACCGGAGCGAATGCCGGAGTGCCGAACTTGCCGAGCGCGTTCAACATCCCCATGAAAAGAGCTGCAATAGAGACAATCAGCAGGAACGGCATCATCACTCTACCAAGCATGACCGTCAGTTCGAATTTGCCGGGAATATCCTCGAATCCCGGCGCAAGCGCCGAGACGATCGCGGGCGCCGCCAAAATCCCGACTATGACCAGCAGTCCGACAGCCACCAGCAGGAAACTCAGCACCATATTGGCTGTCTGCATGGCGTCAGATCTGCCAACTTCTTTGAGCTTTGTTGTGAAAATCGGTATGAATGCCGCCGACAACGCTCCTTCGGCGAACATATCTCGAAGCAGGTTGGGGATTTTGAACGCAGCAACGAATGCATCGTTAGCGTCGGATGCCCCAAACAGACCCGACATTACGCTCATCCGCACCATGCCGAGCACTCGCGAGGCAAATGTGCCCGCCGAGACCTTGGCTGTCGATCTCACAAAGTGCGGTTGTTCGGGACTATTTTTCATTGACAAACCAGACGTTTTGGCTATATTCAGCCTTCAGAATAACGTTTTTTAGCCAAATAAAGGAGCTTTGATTGGCGCATCACTTACACACAAAGAAAGCTATCCGGCAGTCGGACAGGCGCAGAAGGCGTAACCAGACCACGAAGTCGAAGATGAAAACCTCGATCAAGCAGTTTCTTGCATCCGAGGCTGCCGATGTGAAGCTGGCCGCTCTCAAGCGGGCGCAGACGGCAATCGACCGCGCTGCCAAGAAGAACATCATTCATAAGAATGCTGCTGCTCGCAGGAAATCTCAGCTTGCTCGCGCTTATAACAATCTGGTCAAGTCTCATTCCTGATCTGCCGCTTTCGGTTATGTAGATATCTGCCGGCGCCTGTCACCGGCAGTTCCTATTTCCAGACCAATCGGGGGGCGAGTTTATCAACCCCGGCATCCGTGTCAGAATCTTTCTGATCACGTCCACAGAATCTATGGCGTAAGTCTTCTTCCCGGCAAATATTTCTTCCGCAAATCCAACCACAAAATCGAGTTCCTCCGGCTTCAACCTGCGGAATATCTGGTGAGCCAGAGAATACATGCGTAGTCTACGCCCGAATATCGCCATGAATCGCTTCGGGTATTCTTTCAAAATCGCCGCCCTATTCCCATTCTGCACACTTTCGGCCGCAAGTTCTCCCGCCAATTTGCCGGAATATAGCGCCGTAGCGATTCCCGCACCGGTAAGAGAATCGATCAGACGAGCAGCATCGCCTACGACCATGAGATTATCCTTCAGCATGGTGTGGCGACCCTCGAACAGCGGCACAACGCCCATCATCTTCTGAGTGATCTTGAACCGATCAAACCGGCTGCTCATGAAGCGATCAAGCTGCTCAAACGGATTCAAGTGTTTCGCCATTGTCGGGATCAATCCGAGGCCGACATTGGCCGAATCTGGCCCCTTCGGGAATACCCATATATATCCACCGGGAGCGATGTCGAAATTGAAATGGAATTCGGGAGTTTCCGGTTCAATGGAGATGCCCTCGATACGGTATTGTGCGCAACTCGCTACACGAGACGGCAGCAACGGCTTCACCAGCCCTGCCTGCCTTGCGATGGTCGATTCGATGCCATCGGCTGCAACAAGAATCTTGAACTCGACAGTTTTCCGCTCACCGTTTGAGACCACATCTATTCTGACAAACCGCCCATCTTCATATACAGGTTTCTCAGCCCTCCAGCCCTTAGCGATCTCAGAACCGGCATCTTCGGCCATCTTTGAGATATACGGCTCGAATTTCGATCTATCGAGTATGTAACCGGCATTGGGATGATCGATAAACATCGATTTGCCGTTCTGAGAAAACAGCTTTGCGCCGCTGACCCTGCTACTGATCCAATCTTCATTCGGCTCCAGCACTTGAGACAGTCCCGTGCAGCTTATCCCCTCGGCACAGGAGACCGGCTGGCCGATCTTGCGGTGGGTTTCGAGCAGAAGGACTTCGGCTCCGGCACGTGAAGCCGACAACGCGGCGGACAGACCTCCCGGCCCTCCGCCTACGACTACGACATCATACTTTGATTTCATCTTTGAGTAAAATCGCTCGTGATGGACATGTGATTACGCAGAGATTGCACAGCGTGCACGCGTTCGGAATCTCGCGGACGCCATCAGCTTCGAGGATAATGGCGTCGAACGGGCATACAGCCACACATCCGCCGCATTCCCCGCACAGCGCCTCATCTATTGTCAAACAGAGTTCAAACATGACAGAGGATATGGTAAACCGAATCGGTCACGATTTCAACATAAATATGGGGGAGTCACTGATGGTAGACCAGAGAGGCAGAACCGCTCCGGGATTTTGCCCTACATATATCAAAAACTCACAACCAACCCGACACCCTGTCCCGTAAACGCGAGTTTGATTGTGGTCGATGGTTTTTCGGAGCGCATGAGCTGCTTGTTGTTGAATATCTTGACGGCTGTGTTGCGGTGTTTATAGACACGTTGATCAAGATCGAAGCTGATAGCAGCCAGAGCAACACCTGCTACCATTGTAGCCGTCTCATTGTCCCATCCGGTTCGAAATGCGCTCGCCAGCGACATTCCGATACAGGCGCCGCTTGCTACCATCAAGAATGAGGAGGTCGCACGACACGCATCTGCCTTGCTCAATCTGGATATTGCTTCGGGGCAGTCGATCATGATTTCCCTGAGATTGGATGACCCCACCTTATATACGCCATGGTAGTACTCGCAACTCGAGTGCTTATGTCTGATTCTGATAGTGTCGACCTTAGCTTCGGTCTGGGCAAGACACGGTGCGGCTGTGCCGACCATCATAATGATCGTGCAAATGGCAGTTAGCATATACCCGAATACTGCAATCTTAGTTTGTATCCACATATGCCTATGCAGACTCCCGGCTCACCGATGAGGATCTGCTTTCCATTGTGACTGTTTCGGGCCGACCGGTCCCATCATCAGGCGGGTGTCGTCGATCTCCCCCTCCGCAGTGGAATAGACCTGCGTGTATGCGCCATACCCGTCGAAATCAGCGAAAACGAATGTTAGTTTCGACGAACTGTATCTTGAGAACACGCTCGTTGTTTTCCCTCTACTTGCCGGGCGATCATACTCCCACACAATGACAGATCTGATTCTGAACATTTTGAATTCCGGTTCGCTCTGCTCTGTC is part of the Candidatus Zixiibacteriota bacterium genome and encodes:
- a CDS encoding 4Fe-4S binding protein, encoding MTIDEALCGECGGCVAVCPFDAIILEADGVREIPNACTLCNLCVITCPSRAILLKDEIKV
- the rpsT gene encoding 30S ribosomal protein S20 → MAHHLHTKKAIRQSDRRRRRNQTTKSKMKTSIKQFLASEAADVKLAALKRAQTAIDRAAKKNIIHKNAAARRKSQLARAYNNLVKSHS
- the murJ gene encoding murein biosynthesis integral membrane protein MurJ; translation: MKNSPEQPHFVRSTAKVSAGTFASRVLGMVRMSVMSGLFGASDANDAFVAAFKIPNLLRDMFAEGALSAAFIPIFTTKLKEVGRSDAMQTANMVLSFLLVAVGLLVIVGILAAPAIVSALAPGFEDIPGKFELTVMLGRVMMPFLLIVSIAALFMGMLNALGKFGTPAFAPVLLNVGMIAAGFLICPFTDPPILGMAIGVLVGGLGQTFVQLPQLRRAGFRFKFDFKFNNPDLKLILKLMAPMVIGLAATQVNVFVITNLASRLSDGAVSYLDYAYRLLHLPLGLFGVAIATVALPSASRLAAEKDLNGMAQLYIRSLRFGLFLVLPAQAVLLFAGEPIVALLYQHSQFAAADTVETASALAYYAIGLVAYSSVRITVPMFYAMKETRIPVAVSVISVLVNIILCFVFKGYLDFKGLSLAVACSGWLNFALLLLFLSRRLPILSVRGELIGFIKIAASATLIALVLIIGQRFYPCDIHDGAKLEWLAYSAVMLVGAGLIYFGITRLMRIIELDSLKELFGKRK
- a CDS encoding NAD(P)/FAD-dependent oxidoreductase, coding for MKSKYDVVVVGGGPGGLSAALSASRAGAEVLLLETHRKIGQPVSCAEGISCTGLSQVLEPNEDWISSRVSGAKLFSQNGKSMFIDHPNAGYILDRSKFEPYISKMAEDAGSEIAKGWRAEKPVYEDGRFVRIDVVSNGERKTVEFKILVAADGIESTIARQAGLVKPLLPSRVASCAQYRIEGISIEPETPEFHFNFDIAPGGYIWVFPKGPDSANVGLGLIPTMAKHLNPFEQLDRFMSSRFDRFKITQKMMGVVPLFEGRHTMLKDNLMVVGDAARLIDSLTGAGIATALYSGKLAGELAAESVQNGNRAAILKEYPKRFMAIFGRRLRMYSLAHQIFRRLKPEELDFVVGFAEEIFAGKKTYAIDSVDVIRKILTRMPGLINSPPDWSGNRNCR